The segment tgtCACCATGTGATTAGATTTAAAGTTTGGTGAAGAAAATACTAAATGTTCTtaggttgatgactttttgcaaatccaatcagttttccactttGATTCATCGTCATTACAGATACATTGTTGTTgcttgaaatgatgtggaaagaaCATTGATTCAAttagtttttgcccagtgggaagtgTTAGTACTGGAGGATGGAGCAATAGCATGCACACCTTTACTTCCGCCAGGACCATGGTTGAAGATTACTGCTAGACATCACATTGAGATACAACACAGAGTAACTCCTCATCCTGGCCCACCTTCAGCTCTCGGACCATGGGGAACATGTTGTTGTCACAGTCAGAGGACTGGATCATCTTCCCTCTGAGTTCCAGGACCATGGGGAACTCAGGAGCGGGAACATGGCCTACGGTGAGGTAGGTTCCTGGGCCTGTGTCGATGAGGAGGTGCTGGAGCTTGGTGGGGAAGCCCAGGAACAGCATGTTGAGGTAGAGCTGGTAGATAATGTCTATCTCTCCCAGGCTGAGGTCTCGGAGTCGATGCTGTCTACGGAACACCCCATGAGCGATGCCCCCCGAGATCTTGTTCCCTTCCAGGAGGAGAACCTACAGTCACATCATCAATAAATGATTACCATAATCTGTTTCCCCTCCAAACATATAGCAGTTACCACATCAACACAAATATCCTGATCTGACCTCTAGAGCAGGCAGGCCCTCAAAGTCGTCTTCTCCCAGCAGGGAGATTTTGTTGTGGGTGAGGTCGAGGACGCGGAGGAGCGGCATCCCCTGGAGAGCCCGGTGGGCCAGGGAGGAGATATGGTTCCTACTCAGATCCAAACGCTCCAGCAGGGGCATACAGGAGAACTGAGAATGATCATGACAAACATCATACTCATCGCCATACTGATTTTATATAGCATCATACAAATATCTCAATTCAAATACATTTGTCAGCAAAGTTATTGCATCTCAGTTAGTTGAGGTATAGACATTAAACAGAAGTGACACATACTGACCTGATCAGTGGTGATCTCAGTGAGGTGGTTGTcatggagaatgagagaggtgaggttccacaccctccctccccctgcaGAGCAGAACGAGGCGTTGGTCAGCTTGGTCAGGACCATCCTCAGACCCTGTAACTGACCGGTACCAGTCCAGAACCCCAGGTCCATACCAGACAGATCCTCAGAAGTCACAGACAGCTGCCTCAGACCAGGACCACACCTACAGAGTCAGGGTTAGCATATTACAACATTAGCCTGGTTGACAGATCTGTTCCTGTGCTCATTTGTTGTTCATAGTCATGGCAATTCATTTTCACATTCAAAAGATCAATAGgagtcctgtagctcagtaggtagagcatggcactagtAACGGCAGGATAGTGGATTCCATTCCTGGGAACaaccatacgtaaaatgtatgaacgcatgactgtaagtcgctttcaAATCAAACTGTTTAGTCACATGCTGCGAtaataacaggtgtagaccttacagtgaaatgtttacacacaagcccctaaccaacaatacagtagaaaaaaaataatatatgaatcagaaattaaagtaacaagtaattaaagacagcagtaaaataacaatagcgagactatatacagggggtaccggtacagagtcaatgtgcgggggcaccggttagtcgaggtaattgaggtaacatgtacatgtaggtagagttattaaagtgactatgcttaaataataacagagtagcagcggcataaaagggggggcaatgcaaatagtctgtgtagccatttgattagatgttgaggagtcttatggcttgggggtagaagctgtttagaagcctcttggacctagacttggcgctccggtaccgcttgccgtgtggtagcagagagaacagtctatgactagggtgactggagtctttgacaatgtttagggcaTTCctctagtatagaggtcctggatggcaggaagcttagccccagtgaggtactgggccgtacgcactaccctcttatgccttgcggttggaggccgagcagttgccataccagagcCTGAGCCTGCtgctttctgttctacctgatcattaattgcacacacctggtgtcccagttcTAAATCAgttcctgattagaggggaacaatgaataAAATGCAGTGgtactggctttgaggtccagagttgagtttgaggggacTAGACCATTCTAAATCGACTCACCTCTTCATGACCTCTGCAGTGAAGGCTGTGATCAGGGCCATGTGCAGATCCAAGGACTCCACTCCATGTTTTACTACAAGAGTACACAGGTCAGACAGGCTGGGAGTGAACTGTCTCAAGGTGTAACTGGACAGGTAGAGCTTGTTAACCCTCCCCATGCCAGACCCCCACAGCTGGCCCACCCAGACATCCACCATAGACAGGGAGAGACTGGACAGGTTCTGGAACACAGACAGAGACTTCGGCTCTACCCTCCGCACCGGGTTTCCACTCAGATCCAGGATCCGGATCCTGGACAGGAGCACCGTGGGCCACGGATTGGATCCAGAGCAGCCTCCGTTCTGGATGGAGCTGACCATGCTGTCGGGCAGCTTCAGGGTCTCTAGTTTCTCCATcccaggggagaggagacagaacagtTCCCCCAGGTCTCTCACTCCAGCCCGCTCCACCCTCAGGCTCCTCACCTGTACCAGGGGATCCAGCAGAGCAGGGGGGGACAGGGCCAGACTCATCCCAGCCAGGGTGAGCTCCTCCAGGCTAGACAGGCCCTGGAACACCCCTGGCTCCAGAGTGACGTTCACTCCGCCCCAGGAGGAGGAGACGAGGATGTGAAGGAACCTTAGTTTGGGAAGACCAGCGAAGGCCCCTGAGGTCACCTGTGAAaaaagggacacacacacatctaggaTTCAAAATATGGGCTGAATCAATGCATAACAGCTatacacgtgtacacacacacaagtgtaccTTTGCCATGTGTGAGCCATCCAAATAGAGGTGCTCCAGGAGGGGAATGTGAGAGAAGGAGTCTGCAGGCAGGGAGGAGGCGGAGTGAAGGATACAAAGAGAACGCACATCAGGAAATACCTCCTCCAGCCCAGACCTGAGATAACGAAAGATAAGATTAGTGATTGATTctttatattatatatacatacacacacagtaccagtctaaagtttgaacacacctactcattcaagggtttttctttatttttactattttcttcattgttgTAATAAATacaatgggagacagagagctggtttcaagcgcagggcgcagctgGTGTTaatttgtaaaggaccacaggaggaggcaggtagctgggtccaggggcaggcagaaggtcatacacagggggtccaaaaaggcaacagtacaggcatgGAGAAGGCTAATGACGTAGTGCAGGAGATCAGGCGTACAGTACAAGCAGGGAATAGGCTaaaaggcgtcgttagtgaggaTGGCCAAAACTATGGTACACCGGAGGACTGATACGGAAAACACCAGAGCCCCGAATAGAAAAGTGaatcaaaacaaacaatacctcacaatgatggggtgcaaagaactgaactaaatagtgtgtgtaaatgacatacaggtgtgtgaacaggtgatcagagttcaggtgattgggatctggagagtgagctgcgttcaggggatctacgtgtttgagagtgtgagttggaaacaGACGTtacaattgtagaataatagtgaagacatcaaaactatgaaataacacatatggaatcatgtcgtaaccaaaagaaaagtgttaaacaaaatcaaaatatattttatatttgagattcttcaaagtagccacccttttcatCAAGTCAAAcggtttgtggcctgctggaggtcattttgcagggctctggcagtgcacctccttgcacaaaggcggaggtagcggtcctgctgctgggttgttgccctcctacggcctcctccacgtctcctaatgtactggcctgtctcttggtagcgcctccatgctctggacactacgctgacagacacagctcgcattgacgtgccatcctggatgaactgcactacctgagccacttgtgtgggttgtagactccgtctcatgctaccactagagtgaaagcaccgccagcattcaaaagtcaccaaaacatcagccaggaagcataggaactgagaagtggtctgtggtcaccacctgcagaaccattcctttattgggggtgtcttgctaattgcctataatttccaccttttgtctattccatttgcacaacagcatgtgaaatttattgtcaatcagtgttgcttcctaagtggacagtttgatttcacagaagtgtgattgacttggagttacattgtgttgtttaagtgttccctttatttttttgagcagtatatatatatatatatatatatatatatatatatatatatatatatatatatatatatatatatatatatatatatatatatatatatatatatatatatattacacacacacacacgggctttTTCAAGACAGGTCTCCCCCTGTCTGTTTGCCCACAGAGCATATCCGATTACAAACTATAGACTGTATGAGGATGTAATATTGTATAGTGCTTATCTCTGTTCTATTGTCCTGGTTGTATGTAACCTACCTGAGGTCAGTGATCTCTGTTCTATTGTCCTGGTTGTATGTAACCTACCTGAGGTCAGTGATCTCTGTTCTATTGTCCTGGTTGTATGTAACCTACCTGAGGTCAGTGATCTCTGTTCTATTGTCCTGGTTGTATGTAACCTACCTGAGGTCAGTGATCTCTGTGCACTCAGCATAGGGTCCCAGGCCAGGCTTAAGGGAACACTGTATGAACCCTCCGATGTCTTTCTGTACATACATATCCTCCTCATAGCAGTCACAGTGACGCCTGATCACCCCCTCTGCTCCGTCACACAGACACAAGAGCAGCAGCACACTCACACTGGGCCTCCACACCCAAAACACAAATGTCATTCTTGGTGTTAGACCTAAATGAAACACAGAACATTTATGTTACAGCACACTTTTTATTAGAACTACATGGCATACAGTAATTACATGATCCTTATAACAAACAATCAATAAATACCAAGTACATACCAGCTGATAGGAAACTAAAATGGGCTATACAAGTGAAGAATAGGACAGTCAAAGTGAAATAGGACTGCTCACCTCAGTGTTCCGTGTTTAAAAACTGTCTTCTTTTGCCAGACCTCTGTGCTTCTATGGAGGGAGAGATCTGTACTTCTGCTTCCAGTACTTCTGTCGACACCTAGACAGCTCCAGTCTGGTGCAGAATACTAGAGAACAACCTTTAAATATGTCTTGAGAAAAGGGAAGTGAAAACAATGTCTTGACTGCAGAAGTTGTTGTGCAGGTTTAAAATAGTCAGATAGAGGTTCACTGTTGCTGTGAAGTGCTGAAGGGGAATTACCAGACCTGTAACGGACGGCACAGACCTGTAACGGACGGAACAGACCTGTAACGGACGGCACAGACCTGTAACGGACGGCACAGACCTGTAACGGACGGCACAGACCTGTAACGGACGGAACAGACCTGTAACGGACGGAACAGACCTGTAACGGACGGAACAGACCTGTAACGGACGGCACAGACCTGTAACGGACGGAACAGACCTGTAACGGACGGAACAGACCTGTAACGGACGGAACAGACCTGTAACGGACGGAACAGACCTGTAACGGACGGAACAGACCTGTAACGGACGGAACAGACCTGTAACGGACGGAACAGACCTGTAACGGACGGCACAGACCTGTAACGGACGGCACAGACCTGTAACGGACGGCACAGACCTGTAACGGACGGCACAGACCTGTAACGGACGGAACAGACCTGTAACGGACGGCACAGACCTGTAACGGACGGCACAGACCTGTAACGGACGGAACAACAATCCTTTTCATTCTCACATCAGTTGGCATGAGGCTGACATTTTggacacaacaacacgacaactGTTCTTCAGAAGGTCAAAGCTTCATTTATTAGGTTGCTTTTATCACAATCGTACCATATTACATTTAAAGCACACAAAGTGGAGTTTAAAGATGCTGCTGTAAGCCCACCTGGTTCAACTTGAATGTCCATTCAATCAATGTTTTAATGAGTGGATATGGGCTTGTCAATCATCAGTTTTACACAGTTACCATCATGTAAACATAGGGCATCAGTAAGACTTTATTTTACAGCCCTGCTTCATCTGgtatctaccaggtatttacTATAAAACTATGGTAACAAGTCATACCTTTTGGTACTTATCTCAAAGTTTCTAA is part of the Salvelinus fontinalis isolate EN_2023a chromosome 6, ASM2944872v1, whole genome shotgun sequence genome and harbors:
- the LOC129857090 gene encoding toll-like receptor 12 isoform X2: MTFVFWVWRPSVSVLLLLCLCDGAEGVIRRHCDCYEEDMYVQKDIGGFIQCSLKPGLGPYAECTEITDLRSGLEEVFPDVRSLCILHSASSLPADSFSHIPLLEHLYLDGSHMAKVTSGAFAGLPKLRFLHILVSSSWGGVNVTLEPGVFQGLSSLEELTLAGMSLALSPPALLDPLVQVRSLRVERAGVRDLGELFCLLSPGMEKLETLKLPDSMVSSIQNGGCSGSNPWPTVLLSRIRILDLSGNPVRRVEPKSLSVFQNLSSLSLSMVDVWVGQLWGSGMGRVNKLYLSSYTLRQFTPSLSDLCTLVVKHGVESLDLHMALITAFTAEVMKRCGPGLRQLSVTSEDLSGMDLGFWTGTGQLQGLRMVLTKLTNASFCSAGGGRVWNLTSLILHDNHLTEITTDQFSCMPLLERLDLSRNHISSLAHRALQGMPLLRVLDLTHNKISLLGEDDFEGLPALEVLLLEGNKISGGIAHGVFRRQHRLRDLSLGEIDIIYQLYLNMLFLGFPTKLQHLLIDTGPGTYLTVGHVPAPEFPMVLELRGKMIQSSDCDNNMFPMVRELKVGEGTTFGCRNLFLAPYFLNLESFEFSANPEKFATPYTTINQLRKLKRLKLTNLNFSNHTDPSVTFRNLTELRSLVLINCRLNFLTRSMFTDLVSLRVLRLYSESPLILLEGVFIPLLSLSTLVFDQVDFRCDCSNGWLLDWADNSRKTQVVLLQRQQCIWHYQRLNFLSTMERLCQTEDDFLSYVSTTAAVCSLLCLALGYRFLRWPCVVLFFRLRGWVERRVGKRWWRKRRMGVQWEELMEGEEKEEEVRYDAFVSFSSRDEAWVLGEMAPMLEEEGEPRLRLCLHHRDFEVGKGIVDNIAENIYCSRRTVCVLTRRYLRSDWCGLEMRVATHRLLSEHSHRLILIFLEPISPFELSAFHRLAKLARTRTYLDWPQDEDERVTFWERLRRNIAERDADELHDPPEAS
- the LOC129857090 gene encoding toll-like receptor 12 isoform X1, coding for MTFVFWVWRPSVSVLLLLCLCDGAEGVIRRHCDCYEEDMYVQKDIGGFIQCSLKPGLGPYAECTEITDLRSGLEEVFPDVRSLCILHSASSLPADSFSHIPLLEHLYLDGSHMAKVTSGAFAGLPKLRFLHILVSSSWGGVNVTLEPGVFQGLSSLEELTLAGMSLALSPPALLDPLVQVRSLRVERAGVRDLGELFCLLSPGMEKLETLKLPDSMVSSIQNGGCSGSNPWPTVLLSRIRILDLSGNPVRRVEPKSLSVFQNLSSLSLSMVDVWVGQLWGSGMGRVNKLYLSSYTLRQFTPSLSDLCTLVVKHGVESLDLHMALITAFTAEVMKRCGPGLRQLSVTSEDLSGMDLGFWTGTGQLQGLRMVLTKLTNASFCSAGGGRVWNLTSLILHDNHLTEITTDQFSCMPLLERLDLSRNHISSLAHRALQGMPLLRVLDLTHNKISLLGEDDFEGLPALEVLLLEGNKISGGIAHGVFRRQHRLRDLSLGEIDIIYQLYLNMLFLGFPTKLQHLLIDTGPGTYLTVGHVPAPEFPMVLELRGKMIQSSDCDNNMFPMVRELKVGEGTTFGCRNLFLAPYFLNLESFEFSANPEKFATPYTTINQLRKLKRLKLTNLNFSNHTDPSVTFRNLTELRSLVLINCRLNFLTRSMFTDLVSLRVLRLYSESPLILLEGVFIPLLSLSTLVFDQVDFRCDCSNGWLLDWADNSRKTQVVLLQRQQCIWHYQRLNFLSTMERLCQTEDDFLSYVSTTAAVCSLLCLALGYRFLRWPCVVLFFRLRGWVERRVGKRWWRKRRMGVQWEELMEGEEKEEEVRYDAFVSFSSRDEAWVLGEMAPMLEEEGEPRLRLCLHHRDFEVGKGIVDNIAENIYCSRRTVCVLTRRYLRSDWCGLEMRVATHRLLSEHSHRLILIFLEPISPFELSAFHRLAKLARTRTYLDWPQDEDERVTFWERLRRNIAERDADELVREGVKSDIAPFVLLFS